From a region of the Takifugu flavidus isolate HTHZ2018 chromosome 18, ASM371156v2, whole genome shotgun sequence genome:
- the pdgfbb gene encoding uncharacterized protein pdgfbb isoform X1 → MSSWVQLLLALLAACPRFGVAEGEPLPAALVELVRNTPISSIEDLQLLLLTDSVDEEDEDEAAIGGHRVPRSLNAQLAQHALCKVRTEVEEVTRAMLDSSNANFLLWPPCVEVQRCSGCCNTKSQQCVPVATHIRHLQVMKIEYVNKRPMYAKVVVSVVDHVECRCQDVPRLPTPKKKSSGRQHGLHLRNRTVAQDHELGKGHRKDDLHQWDELKHNQRVQLEDLLEQHWNTRGDTFTQPVDGYSQTGADKSLTGEAVLLTPHWTHNSTRPTGTNDQTGTLENRESKDGRILDDNKTVPSVDRVSSEVKKELEESENGHLLTQGDEEDGEKMTPSMQEDKKLSKGHTDGFAHHVTRNPQAGFGHTEAGRSWLKPTKEPNPDPRERVRQRDNETPEEVQQEEEDKVEREREELLLLHKKLDQEKEILRQKQLNQEGEERQKGKKTESHPQSKHHHHPQTTQAPATTGTTTRQPSPPAGPRPPAHPKKKRRRNRKRISKAAMRAMLM, encoded by the exons GGGGAGCCTCTGCCcgcagctctggtggagctgGTTAGGAACACTCCCATCTCCTCCATTGAggatctccagctgctgctgctcactgacTCCGTAG atgaggaggacgaggacgaagCTGCCATAGGAGGTCACAGAGTACCGAGAAGCCTCA ACGCCCAGCTAGCTCAGCATGCTCTGTGTAAAGTTCgcacagaggtggaggaggtcaCCAGAGCTATGTTGGACAGCAGCAACGCTAACTTCCTGTTATGGCCGCCTTGTGTGGAGGTGCAGCGTTGCTCTGGATGCTGCAACACCAAAAGCCAGCAGTGTGTCCCCGTGGCCACCCACATCCGTCACTTGCAG GTCATGAAGATCGAGTATGTCAACAAAAGACCCATGTATGCTAAAGTGGTGGTGTCGGTGGTCGACCACGTGGAGTGCCGATGTCAGGATGTACCGCGTCTGCCGACGCCCAAGAAAAAATCGTCCGGCAGGCAGCACGGCCTTCACCTCCGAAACCGGACGGTCGCTCAAGACCACGAACTG GGGAAAGGTCACCGCAAGGACGACCTCCACCAGTGGGACGAGCTGAAGCACAACCAGAGGGTCCAGTTGGAGGATCTGTTGGAGCAGCACTGGAACACCAGGGGGGACACCTTTACTCAGCCTGTCGATGGGTACAGTCAGACGGGGGCTGATAAGTCTCTCACTGGAGAAGCTGTTCTTTTAACTCCACACTGGACACACAACTCCACCAGACCCACTGGGACTAACGACCAAACTGGGACGCTGGAGAATCGAGAGAGTAAAGATGGTAGAATCCTAGATGATAATAAGACTGTTCCTTCTGTGGATCGCGTTAGCAgtgaggtgaagaaggagctggaggaaagtGAGAATGGGCATCTGCTAACCCAGGGCGACGAGGAAGACGGAGAGAAAATGACTCCATCAATGCAAGAAGATAAAAAACTATCAAAAGGCCACACGGATGGTTTCGCTCACCATGTCACCAGGAATCCTCAAGCCGGTTTTGGTCACACTGAGGCAGGAAGGAGCTGGTTAAAACCAACCAAAGAGCCAAACCCAGACCCTCGAGAAcgggtgagacagagagacaatgAGACTCCTGAAGAGGtccaacaggaggaggaggacaaggtgGAGCGGGAGAGGGAAGAACTTCTTCTCCTACACAAGAAACTAGACCAAGAGAAAGAGATTCTGAGGCAGAAGCAGCTGAAtcaagagggagaggagagacagaaaggaAAGAAGACCGAGAGTCACCCGCAGAGTAAACACCACCATCATCCGCAAACAACACAAGCACCAG caacaacagggaCAACGACACGGCAACCATCACCTCCAGCGGGCCCCAGACCCCCGGCTCACccgaagaaaaagaggaggaggaaccgcAAACGAATTAGCAAGGCAGCTATGAGAGCAATGCTAATGTAG
- the pdgfbb gene encoding uncharacterized protein pdgfbb isoform X2, with amino-acid sequence MLDSSNANFLLWPPCVEVQRCSGCCNTKSQQCVPVATHIRHLQVMKIEYVNKRPMYAKVVVSVVDHVECRCQDVPRLPTPKKKSSGRQHGLHLRNRTVAQDHELGKGHRKDDLHQWDELKHNQRVQLEDLLEQHWNTRGDTFTQPVDGYSQTGADKSLTGEAVLLTPHWTHNSTRPTGTNDQTGTLENRESKDGRILDDNKTVPSVDRVSSEVKKELEESENGHLLTQGDEEDGEKMTPSMQEDKKLSKGHTDGFAHHVTRNPQAGFGHTEAGRSWLKPTKEPNPDPRERVRQRDNETPEEVQQEEEDKVEREREELLLLHKKLDQEKEILRQKQLNQEGEERQKGKKTESHPQSKHHHHPQTTQAPATTGTTTRQPSPPAGPRPPAHPKKKRRRNRKRISKAAMRAMLM; translated from the exons ATGTTGGACAGCAGCAACGCTAACTTCCTGTTATGGCCGCCTTGTGTGGAGGTGCAGCGTTGCTCTGGATGCTGCAACACCAAAAGCCAGCAGTGTGTCCCCGTGGCCACCCACATCCGTCACTTGCAG GTCATGAAGATCGAGTATGTCAACAAAAGACCCATGTATGCTAAAGTGGTGGTGTCGGTGGTCGACCACGTGGAGTGCCGATGTCAGGATGTACCGCGTCTGCCGACGCCCAAGAAAAAATCGTCCGGCAGGCAGCACGGCCTTCACCTCCGAAACCGGACGGTCGCTCAAGACCACGAACTG GGGAAAGGTCACCGCAAGGACGACCTCCACCAGTGGGACGAGCTGAAGCACAACCAGAGGGTCCAGTTGGAGGATCTGTTGGAGCAGCACTGGAACACCAGGGGGGACACCTTTACTCAGCCTGTCGATGGGTACAGTCAGACGGGGGCTGATAAGTCTCTCACTGGAGAAGCTGTTCTTTTAACTCCACACTGGACACACAACTCCACCAGACCCACTGGGACTAACGACCAAACTGGGACGCTGGAGAATCGAGAGAGTAAAGATGGTAGAATCCTAGATGATAATAAGACTGTTCCTTCTGTGGATCGCGTTAGCAgtgaggtgaagaaggagctggaggaaagtGAGAATGGGCATCTGCTAACCCAGGGCGACGAGGAAGACGGAGAGAAAATGACTCCATCAATGCAAGAAGATAAAAAACTATCAAAAGGCCACACGGATGGTTTCGCTCACCATGTCACCAGGAATCCTCAAGCCGGTTTTGGTCACACTGAGGCAGGAAGGAGCTGGTTAAAACCAACCAAAGAGCCAAACCCAGACCCTCGAGAAcgggtgagacagagagacaatgAGACTCCTGAAGAGGtccaacaggaggaggaggacaaggtgGAGCGGGAGAGGGAAGAACTTCTTCTCCTACACAAGAAACTAGACCAAGAGAAAGAGATTCTGAGGCAGAAGCAGCTGAAtcaagagggagaggagagacagaaaggaAAGAAGACCGAGAGTCACCCGCAGAGTAAACACCACCATCATCCGCAAACAACACAAGCACCAG caacaacagggaCAACGACACGGCAACCATCACCTCCAGCGGGCCCCAGACCCCCGGCTCACccgaagaaaaagaggaggaggaaccgcAAACGAATTAGCAAGGCAGCTATGAGAGCAATGCTAATGTAG